The Streptomyces sp. NBC_00597 DNA segment GATGAGCCGGGCCTTCCTCGACCGTGGCCTGGACGTGGTGTGGAACTCGTTCGCCATGGTGGACCGGCGCTTCGACCGCGAACTCCTGGAGTCGATGGTGGCGTCGGGCTGCGAGTTCCTCGTCATCGGCCTGGAGACCATGGTCACCCGGGTCCTCAAGCTCGTGCACAAGTCAGCCGACCGGGAAGAGAACATCCGCTTCCTGCAAGACGCACGCGACGTGGGCATGCCGCTGCGCGTCAACCTGATTCCCGACCTCCCGTCCACCACCTACGAAGAGGCGCTCGCGGCGCTCGGCGACATGGAGCGGCTGGCCGACTGCGTCGACTCGGTCTCGGTGTTCCCCTTCGAAGCCACCCGCTCCTCCAACGTCGGCCGCGCGCCGGACCAGTTCGGATTGCTGCCGCTCAGCACCTCCGACGCGATCGGCCAGTCACAGTACGCGCTGAACCACCTCCACAATGCGGACCCCGCCATGACCCCCGAGCAGCGGAGCGAAGTGCACCGCCGCTACCGGGACTTCGCCCGCCAGATCGCCACGCGTTCCACGCTGCCGCCGTCGAGCTTCAAGGACGACCTCCATCCCGGAGCGCTGCTGAGGGTGCCGATCGAGGAGCTGGACGTCCTCGACACCGGCGAGAAGCTGGTCTGTACGCACATGGGAAGCCGGGAGAGGCTCTCACTGCCCGGCGCGGCGGCCCGGATCCTCCAGCCGCACCTCAACGGCAAGCCCTTCGTCGCCGGCCGGATCCCGGGGGCACGGCGCCCGGACGGGGTCCCCAAGCTCGCCGAGCGTCTGATCGCGGCCCGGGTCCTCGTCCCTGCCGCGGAGCGGGAAGGCCTCGTCGATGACACCGGTGTCTGACGGTCTCCGGGAACGGATCCTGCGGCTCGTCGAAACGGTGGCCGTACTCCCTTCCGAAGGCGGGCTGCGGCTGCTCCACGGCGTGGACGTACTGCGGGTGCGCGGGCCCGAGACCGCCCTGCACGCAGCCGTCGAACACCTCACGCACGGTGTGCCGGCCGGGGAGATCGAGGCCCTGCCCCCGCGCTCCGTCCTGCGCCTGCTCGTGGGGCGGCTCACCGAAGCGGGCTGGATCACCGACTCGGACCCCGACCACGGCAAGGGGACGGAGCTGGAGCGCCAGATCGGCTACCTGACGCTGTTCGGCGCCGATGCGCCGCACCTCCAGTCGAGGATCGCCGCGTCCCGCGTGGCCGTCCTCGGCGTGGGCGGCGTGGGCGGTGTGGTGGCGCAGCACCTGGTGGGCGCCGGGACGGGTGCCCTGTGGCTGGTGGACCACGACCGGGTCGCCCTGCACAATCTCAACCGCCAGTTCCTTTCCGGCCGCTCCGACGTGGGCAAGTTCAAGACCGAGGTCGCCGGGCGCTCGCTGCACGCGCTGGCGCCCGGCGCGGAACTCAACCTGGCGGACTGCCGGATCAGTGCCCCCCGCGACCTGGACCGGCTGCCCGACGATCTGGACCTCCTGGTGCTCGCGGCCGACACCCCGGCCGACATCGCCACCATCGTGTGGGACTGGGCCCGCCCCCGGGGCATCCCGATGTGCTCGGCCGCGGTGGGCCTCGGGACCGGCTACTGGGGGCCGGTGTTCGTGCCCCGGCTCGGCCACTGCATGCCGTGCTTCGAGGCCGGCCGGCTCGCCGGGCTGTCCGCCGAGGACGTCAGGGCCGTACGCGACGACGCCCCGCCCACGCCGTATTCGTTCGGTCCGACGAACACGGTCGTGTCCGCGCTGCTGGCGCACGAAGTGCTGCGGTTCTTGGCGACGGGCCGCTGCTCCGTGCTCAACCGCCGCGGCCACATCCGCTTCTCCGACGGATCCACCTCCTTCCTGGACGGCGCGGCATGTACCTGCGCCGAGGGTCGGCAGCCTTCGGGGAGCCCTGGAAACATGCAGGCGGAGGCCGCCTGTGCACCATCGGAAAGGTGACCTTCGTGTCCGGAAAATCAGCGCTGGCCCGCACGGGCTTCTTCCGCCTGTGGGCAGCGGAGTCCATCTCCATGGCGGGCTCCCAGGTCAGCATGTTCGCCATCCCCCTGGTGGCCGTGCTGGTCCTCGACGCCGGCGCCTGGGAGATGGGCCTGCTCGGCGCGGCGGGCTCCCTCGCGATTTTGCTCTTCGGCCTCTCGGCCGGCGTCTACGCCGACCGCTACGAGCGACGCAAGCTCCTCGTCCTCGCAAATCTGGGCCGTGCCGCCGTGATCCTCGTCGTGCCCGTCCTCTACTGGGCCGACATGCTCTCGATCACCGCTCTCCTCGTGGTCGCGTTCCTCACCGGCGGGCTCGGACTGCTCTTCGACAGCGCGATGTCGGCCTACCTGCCCCGGCTGGTCGGCAAGAACGAACTGGAGCGCTCGAACTCCTGGATGCAGGGCACCGAATCGGTCGGCGAGGTGGCGGGCCCGGGCTTCGCCGGTCTCGTCGTGCAACTGGTCAGCGCCCCGGTCGCGCTCCTCGTGGACAGCATCAGCTACCTCGTGAGCTGCATCAACCTGGCCGGTCTGCCCAAGGCCGAGCCGCAGCGCAGTCCGGACGCCGCCCCCGAATCCCACGGCGCCGCGGTGCTGGCCGGGCTGAAGATGCTCTGGTCGAACAAGGTGCTGCGGCCCCTTGCGCTCGCCGCCGCGCACTTCAACCTGTTCACCGCCATGTTCTTCGCACTGTTCACCCTGTACGCGGTGAAGGTCCTCGACTTCAGCCCCTTCCTCCTCGGCGCGGTCACCATGACCGGCGGAGTGGCCGGTCTGGCCGGATCCTCGTCCGCCGTGCGGCTGTCCGCCCGGTTCGGCCTCGGACCGACCCTCCTCGCTTGCTACTCGGTCCCCGGCATCGCAGCCCTGCTCATCCCCTGGGCGCAGTCCTTCAGCAAGCCGGTGGCGGCCCTCTTCGTCGGACTGTCGACCTTCGTCTGGTCGTTCTGCGTGGTGATCCTGCTGATCCTCGGGATGTCCCTGCGGCAGCAGCTCGTGGAAGACGCCTACCTCGGCCGCGTCAGCGCCACCTTCCGCTTCGTGAGCTGGGGAGTGGACCCGATCGGCGCCCTGATCGGCGGCGCGCTCGGCGCGAGCTCCTTCGGCCTGCGCAACACGATGGTGCTCGCCGCACTCGGAATCGTCTTCTCGGCCCTTTGGCCGTGGTTCAGCCCCGTCCGGACCGCCCGCTCCGCAACCCCGGCCGAGGACCAAGACATGCGCGAGGCGGACACCGCCGATCCCGCGCCGCAGCCGTGACGACGAACGACGGAGACGTGATGACCCTGCTGCAGATCGGGCCGGCCCCCGTCGGAGCCGAATCCCGTGTGCCGCCCGGCGCGCCCCTGCGCGTGCTGTTCGTCTGCATGCCCTGGGCCTCCCTCGACATGCCCTCCCTCGCCCTGAGCACGCTCACCCCGCTCGTCCGCGAGCACCGGGGCGTGGAGTCGGTGGACGTGCTCTACGGCAACCTGCGCTGGGCCGACCACGTTCTGCGGGAGAGCGGCGGGTCCGTCGGGGAGGAGGACTTCGGCCGGATCGTCCGAGGGGACTTCATCGGGGTGGGCGAGTGGGTCTTCTCGTCCGCGCTCCGGTCGGCGCAGTCGCCGCTCCCCGCTCCCGAGACCACCCCCTTCCACCGGCTGGCCTCCGCGCGGGGCGCCGAACTGGAGGGGCCCTCGCGGATGTACCGGATGGCACCGGGGTTCGTCCGCGCCCTTGCCGAGGAGATAGCCGGCCAGGAGTACGACGTCGTCGGTCTGACCACGACCTTCGACCAGAACATCCCCTCGCTGGCCCTCGCCGGGGCGCTCAAGGACCTGAGGCCGGAGCTGGTCACGGTGCTCGGCGGTGCCAACTGTGACGGACCCCAGGGCGGTGCGCTCCACGAGGCGTACGACTTCCTCGACCACGTGGTGCGCGGTGAGGCCGAACTGGTGCTGCCCCAGCTGCTCGACGTGCTCTCGCAGGAAGCGGCCGGTCTCGGAGAGGGGGAGCGCGCCGAGCGGCTGGGCACCATCAGCGGCCTGTGCTGGCGCACCGCCGACGGCGCCCCCCGGGCCAATGCGCTGGCCGCCGGGATGGTGCCGATGGAACGGGTGCCCACGCCCGACTTCAGCGCCTACTTCGACGCGTTCGGCCGGACCGAGTCGGTACGCGACACCGTGCCGAAGGTACAGATCGAGGGCGGCCGGGGCTGCTGGTGGGGCGAGAAGCACCACTGCACGTTCTGCGGGCTCAACGGCACCCTGATGGCGTTCCGCTCGAAGCCCGCCGAACGGGTGCTCACCGAGATCCGGCAGGTGGTCACCGACCACCGGGTACTCGATGTGATCTTCTCCGACAACATCATCGACATGCAGTACCTCACCTCCCTGCTGCCGCAGGTCGGCGAACTCGGCTGGGACCTGCGCATGTTCTTCGAGGTCAAGTCCAACCTGACCTACCGGCAATTGCTGAAGATGGCCGACGGCGGCGTCACCCAGATCCAGCCGGGCATCGAGAACCTGAGCACCCGGGTCCTGGGCCTCATGCGCAAGGGAGTGACCGGCTGGCAGAACGTCCGGCTGCTCCGCGACTGCCGGACCCTGGCCATCTACCCGAGCTGGAACGTGCTGTACGGCTTCCCCGGCGAGACCTGGGAGGACTACGCATCGATCGTCGAGCAGACCCGCCACCTTGCCCACCTCTTCCCTCCGGACCTGTCCACCCGTATCCGGCTGACACGCTTCAGCCCGTACTTCACCACCCCCGAACTCGGCCTGGAGAACAGCGGTCCTTCCGAACTGCTCGCGAGCGTCTACCAGTTGCCCAGGGAGCGCCTGGCCGACATGGTCTACATGTTCGACAGCGAGCCCGCAGGCCTCGGCGCCGAGCACGGCGCCCGTCTCGAACGGGCCGTGGAGCAGTGGCAGGAGGCGCACCGCGGTGCCCGCCTCGTGGCTTTTGAAGAGGGCTCCGACCTGCGGATCGTCGACGAGCGGGTCCGCCGGGCCCCGCGCGAGCACCTGCTCGCCGCGGGTCTCGCCGTCGAGGCCTACCGCGACCTGCTGAAAGGTCGGACCGCGGAGGTGCTGGCCCGGCGCATGCAGGAGTCCGGACTGCAGGACGCGGCTCGGCGGCTGCCCGCCCTGCTCGACCGGTGGGAAGGCGACGGCCTGGTCTACCGGGACGGTGAGCACCTCGTCGCTCTCGCGACCGGATTGGAATGGTCATGACCCAGCAGGCAGCTGTTGCTCCCGCCGCTCCCACGCGCAGGGGGCTCTTCGCCCCCTGGGAGCCGGGCATGCCGCACACCCGGGACCTCCTGGTGCAGGTCGCCCGGACCGGAGCCCGCGGGTTCAGGGTCTCCGGTGTCCTGCGGCTGGGCCCGGACACCGCGGCCACCACCGCGGACTACCTGGCGTTCCTGAGGGACGCGGCCGGTGTCGGCCTGCGCGTCAGCTGGCGCGGGAGCCTGGAAGGGATCTCCCACGCCCCGTTCCGGCACCTCGACCCCCCGCGCGACGACTCGGGGAAGGCGGCGTGGCCGGTGCCCCCGCGACCCCTGCTCACCCTGCGCCGCGGCCCGGGCTTCGTCCTGATCGAAGACTCCAGGGACGGCCGGATGCGTCGGACCGTGGTGGACCGCCCCGACCGGATCGCCGTGCTCGTCGAGCCGGGGCTGGGGTGCATCGCCGACGACGGGCTCGACGCGGACACGGGCCGGGCGGTACGGGCCCTCGCCGATCTCGGTCTCGTCGCCGCCGTCGGCGACCACTGGCTGACCCTGCCCGTGCGATTCCGCTACGCACGCTCCTGAGCTCCCTGAAATGAGACTGACCCGATGAACGTGACATCCGCCCTGGAGTCGGACCTGGCGCGCTTCTACCGAGGACGCCGAGTGGTGCTCCTCGGACATCCCCTGTCCGCCTACGGACGCCAGAGCGCGGCGCTGCTGCGT contains these protein-coding regions:
- a CDS encoding ThiF family adenylyltransferase, yielding MSDGLRERILRLVETVAVLPSEGGLRLLHGVDVLRVRGPETALHAAVEHLTHGVPAGEIEALPPRSVLRLLVGRLTEAGWITDSDPDHGKGTELERQIGYLTLFGADAPHLQSRIAASRVAVLGVGGVGGVVAQHLVGAGTGALWLVDHDRVALHNLNRQFLSGRSDVGKFKTEVAGRSLHALAPGAELNLADCRISAPRDLDRLPDDLDLLVLAADTPADIATIVWDWARPRGIPMCSAAVGLGTGYWGPVFVPRLGHCMPCFEAGRLAGLSAEDVRAVRDDAPPTPYSFGPTNTVVSALLAHEVLRFLATGRCSVLNRRGHIRFSDGSTSFLDGAACTCAEGRQPSGSPGNMQAEAACAPSER
- a CDS encoding MFS transporter → MSGKSALARTGFFRLWAAESISMAGSQVSMFAIPLVAVLVLDAGAWEMGLLGAAGSLAILLFGLSAGVYADRYERRKLLVLANLGRAAVILVVPVLYWADMLSITALLVVAFLTGGLGLLFDSAMSAYLPRLVGKNELERSNSWMQGTESVGEVAGPGFAGLVVQLVSAPVALLVDSISYLVSCINLAGLPKAEPQRSPDAAPESHGAAVLAGLKMLWSNKVLRPLALAAAHFNLFTAMFFALFTLYAVKVLDFSPFLLGAVTMTGGVAGLAGSSSAVRLSARFGLGPTLLACYSVPGIAALLIPWAQSFSKPVAALFVGLSTFVWSFCVVILLILGMSLRQQLVEDAYLGRVSATFRFVSWGVDPIGALIGGALGASSFGLRNTMVLAALGIVFSALWPWFSPVRTARSATPAEDQDMREADTADPAPQP
- a CDS encoding RiPP maturation radical SAM C-methyltransferase; this encodes MTLLQIGPAPVGAESRVPPGAPLRVLFVCMPWASLDMPSLALSTLTPLVREHRGVESVDVLYGNLRWADHVLRESGGSVGEEDFGRIVRGDFIGVGEWVFSSALRSAQSPLPAPETTPFHRLASARGAELEGPSRMYRMAPGFVRALAEEIAGQEYDVVGLTTTFDQNIPSLALAGALKDLRPELVTVLGGANCDGPQGGALHEAYDFLDHVVRGEAELVLPQLLDVLSQEAAGLGEGERAERLGTISGLCWRTADGAPRANALAAGMVPMERVPTPDFSAYFDAFGRTESVRDTVPKVQIEGGRGCWWGEKHHCTFCGLNGTLMAFRSKPAERVLTEIRQVVTDHRVLDVIFSDNIIDMQYLTSLLPQVGELGWDLRMFFEVKSNLTYRQLLKMADGGVTQIQPGIENLSTRVLGLMRKGVTGWQNVRLLRDCRTLAIYPSWNVLYGFPGETWEDYASIVEQTRHLAHLFPPDLSTRIRLTRFSPYFTTPELGLENSGPSELLASVYQLPRERLADMVYMFDSEPAGLGAEHGARLERAVEQWQEAHRGARLVAFEEGSDLRIVDERVRRAPREHLLAAGLAVEAYRDLLKGRTAEVLARRMQESGLQDAARRLPALLDRWEGDGLVYRDGEHLVALATGLEWS
- a CDS encoding DUF5825 family protein; this encodes MTQQAAVAPAAPTRRGLFAPWEPGMPHTRDLLVQVARTGARGFRVSGVLRLGPDTAATTADYLAFLRDAAGVGLRVSWRGSLEGISHAPFRHLDPPRDDSGKAAWPVPPRPLLTLRRGPGFVLIEDSRDGRMRRTVVDRPDRIAVLVEPGLGCIADDGLDADTGRAVRALADLGLVAAVGDHWLTLPVRFRYARS